A region of Natribaculum luteum DNA encodes the following proteins:
- a CDS encoding AIR synthase family protein: MPGKVSPDDLLSHVFARTGAADEAVLQGPAIGEDAAAIDLSGETLVVSSDPISLAASRIGTLGVNVACNDVAVSGADPRWLTAVVMLPDEGVLEGITDDLDAAARDLGVAIVGGHSEYVDALERPIVSLTAMGTTEQFVSTGGAEPGDSVLITKAAAVEGTAILAADFGDDLEVPREVCERAETFLEEISVVPDARVLREFATAMHDPTEGGVAAGLHELARASGVRLEVDPDAIPIREETRLLCDAVGVDPLRIFGSGSVVATVPAEDVDDALEALADAGLEAAEIGTVREAEDEPELRLGEESIVDPIEDDLYPLWAEADAD; encoded by the coding sequence ATGCCCGGTAAAGTGAGTCCGGACGACCTCCTCTCGCACGTCTTCGCTCGGACGGGCGCGGCCGACGAGGCAGTTCTGCAAGGGCCCGCGATCGGCGAGGACGCCGCCGCAATCGACCTCTCTGGCGAGACGCTCGTCGTCAGCTCCGACCCGATCTCGCTCGCGGCCTCCCGGATCGGGACGCTCGGCGTCAACGTCGCCTGCAACGACGTCGCCGTCTCCGGCGCGGACCCGCGCTGGCTCACCGCCGTCGTCATGCTCCCAGACGAGGGCGTCCTCGAGGGGATCACGGACGACCTCGACGCGGCCGCCCGCGACCTCGGGGTCGCCATCGTCGGCGGCCACAGCGAGTACGTCGACGCCCTCGAGCGGCCGATCGTCTCGCTGACCGCGATGGGAACGACCGAGCAGTTCGTCTCGACCGGCGGAGCCGAACCCGGCGACAGCGTCCTCATCACGAAGGCCGCGGCGGTCGAGGGAACGGCCATCCTCGCGGCGGACTTCGGCGACGACCTGGAGGTCCCCCGGGAGGTCTGCGAGCGCGCCGAGACGTTCCTCGAGGAAATCAGCGTCGTCCCCGACGCCCGCGTGCTCCGCGAGTTCGCGACCGCGATGCACGATCCCACCGAGGGCGGCGTCGCCGCCGGCCTGCACGAGCTCGCGCGGGCCTCCGGGGTCCGACTCGAGGTCGACCCCGACGCGATCCCGATCCGCGAGGAGACGCGGCTGCTGTGTGACGCGGTCGGCGTCGATCCCCTCCGGATCTTCGGCTCCGGCTCGGTCGTGGCGACCGTCCCCGCAGAGGACGTCGACGACGCGCTCGAGGCGCTCGCTGACGCCGGACTCGAGGCCGCGGAGATCGGGACCGTCCGCGAGGCCGAGGACGAACCGGAGCTGCGCCTCGGCGAGGAGTCGATCGTCGACCCGATCGAAGACGACCTCTACCCGCTGTGGGCCGAGGCCGACGCCGACTAG